TCCTCTGGCTGTAAATTGCGCTCAATTTCTGCTTTCCTGCTGGCTGCGCGGTATTTGAGTGCAGCAAGCAGAATTTTGTCAGATCGGCTGATACTCCCGCTCGTACAGCTCGAAGTAGCGCATCTCGTCATAGAGCAATTCGATATTATCTGCCAGAAAGTGCTCATCGCTGAAAACTTTCCACTTGTGTTCATTTCCGCCAAAAAAACCAATCTGTGACATTTTGGCAATCATGGCCTCCCGCACATCGTGGTAGTCGCTGGGGTCGAAGAACTCCCAGGGGGCGGATTTGACAGCCATCCAGAAAGCATTGCCTATCTGCTGGCTGTCGCCGGACTCCAGGGCGTTGTTCATACGGTGCAGGATGGCCGGGTTCACCTGGTCCATGGTCTTGTGCTCCTGGGAGCCCAATCTGAACTCACCCTCCAATAAGTTCTCCACTGCATAGGGAGACAGGGACTGCTTGTCGAGCACGTAGCTTCCGCTGCTGTCACGGACAAAGTTTCCCTCACCGTCGGTCAGGAACTTATAGTCCCAGAATTCCTGGGGGGTGGCGAAGTGCTTTTCCGGGGTGGTGCTGAATGCCCGCACGCCCCCTTGAATGCTTTTAAAGAGGCGTTGCCGGTCGCTGTCGGGATCGGGTTCATAGAGAAAGTGGTCGTAGTATTCCATCAGGTCTTCGGGGGTGAGGGCCGCCAGCATCTTCTCATCAATATCCAGGTTACGCGCCAGACGCTTCAATTCCACCTGCTGCAGGGATTCCATGCGCTCCCTGGCTTCCGCCAGGATTTCCGGGTCGATGTTCAGGGGGTTGTTCTGCCCTTTGGCATGGGCGTGGGCCTGTATCATGCTCTGTTCCATGAGGTTCATGCGCTTTGCCTGGCGCAGGGCCTGCTGGCTGAAGGAGGCACTATCTGCGCCGATGCGTTCCACGGCGTTGCCCGTGCGCAGGCTGGCGTTCAGGCTCATGGTGGCAGGGGTTTTGGGAGTGGAAAAGAGGTTGGGCAGAATTGCCGACAGGATACCGGCGGAAGCTTTCTGTATGCCGTCCATGGCGTTACTCCTTGCTGTTCCTGGTTACCGGGAGGAGATATTTACTGCAACATTCATAACTCTAATTATTTTCCCTGAAAAATCAACTACCTGTTTGGGTAACGCGCTCGTAACTTTGCCCTGCTGGCCATGTGTGCGCTTTGGGAGATATTCTGAGCTTGCTCTTTTCAAGGGCGATGTTGAGGGGGTGGAGGATTGCAGGGCAGATTTCGGAAGACTACCTGGAAGGGCAGCTAAGGTCTCCGGTGGGGAAAAGAGGTTGGCCGGAACTGCCGGCAGGATACCGGCGAAGGCTTTTCAGCAGCCTGTCAAGGCAGGTTTCTCGCCAAGCCGCGAAGTCGCCAAGGAAAAGCAGCAACACACGACTGCTCAAAAACGAAGAGATTTTCACACAAAGCCCACAAAGGCGCAAAGAAAGGCAAAGGGAAAAGCAGTTTCCACCGCGAATGAACACGAATATGCACGAATGGGGATATTTCACGCAAAGACTGTGGGGAGGGGAAACCGGAAGAGCTTAACCACGGAAATCACGGAAGACGCGGAAGTTACCGCGAATAGACGCGAATGGAAAGGCAGGATCTCACGCCCGTTCGCTGCGCTCACTCAAGTCGCGAAGACGCAGAGAAAAATACAAGTTTAACTGATTTGGCTGCCCATCTTCTTTGCGTTCTCAGCGGCTTTGCGAGAGGAGATTGTCTTTTCTGAAAAGATAATTTTAAAGAAAGTGTCTTTCAATACCTCAAAACACACAGGCAATTGAAAAGTTCTCAGGTGCAAGGCGCAGGCAAGGTGAGGTACGGGCTGAAACAGACCCTCGAAAATATCCAGGATCGGACAAGATGCCATAAAAAACTTGACTGGAATAAACCAGGAGTGAGGCGTACTTCCTGTACGTCGCAGTGACGAGCGATGCCCTGCAACGCAGCAGATTGGCCTCTTTGAGCAGCCTGCTGCCGGATCTCCAGAACAGGTGAGCAAACGATCCGGATAAACGGGCGTTCGGGGGGCGCGTTTTTGCGACCTTTTTGCGCGGTCAAAAAGTGCGTAATTTGAATCATGGCATGATTTTGACGCTAACTGATATGAAAAGTATAAAAATAAAAAGCCGGGGTGCAATCTGCACCCCGGCTTTGTGTCTGTTACAGCACCATGGCCTGATAGCCAAGTTCGAAGGCTTCGGTGTTGATGCCGATGGTTGCCTTGGGTACTTTTTCCTTGATGACTTCAATCCACAGGGATTTGTCGTAGTCGGGCAGCATGCGTGCCAGGGCTCCCACCAGCACGATATTAGCGGCTTTGGCGGTTCCGGCTTTCACGGCCAGTCCTGAGGCGTCCAGGCGGAAGCAGGCGTTGAAGTTTTCATCCAGAAAAGCGTCCAGCCCCTGGGGGTATTTGTCCAGGCCCACGTTGACGTTGGTGGGGAAGATTTCGGTGTCGTTGACGACGCAGACGGTCTTCTTCGATACCAGGCTCTGCCAGCGCAGGGTTTCCATCTTCTCGAAGGAGAGCAGGAAGTCGGCTTCGCCTTCGCGGATCAAAGGAGAGTGCACTTCCTTGCCGATGCGCACGTGGCTGACTACGGAGCCGCCGCGCTGGGCCATGCCGTGGACTTCGCTTTTTTTGACGTCCAGTCCCTTGCGCAGGGCCACTTCGCTGAGAATCTCACTGGTGAGCAGGATGCCTTGTCCGCCCACACCGGCCAGCAGTATATTTACGACTTTTTCTGACATGGGTTCCTCACTTGTTTTCGGGTTTTTTGATGGCGTCGGTCGGGCATTCGTACATGCAGATTTCACAGCCGGTGCACATGGTGGTGTCGATGGTGACGACTTTCAGGCTGGCGTTCCATACCAGGGCAGGGCAGCCTACGTTCAGGCAGGCGCCGCAGCCGATGCACTCTTTTATATCCACATGCAGGGCGGGCTTGATGATGTCCTTGAAGGCCAGGACGCACTCGCGCTCCACGATGATGACGCTGAGCTCGTCGCGGTTGACTTCGCGGTTGGCCAGGGTGAAGAGGGCGGGGGTGTCGAAGGCGTCGGCTTTGTAGACGTGTTTGATGCCGATGGCACGACAGAGGCCTTCCATGTCCACGTTGCTGGTGGGTTCGCCCATGAGGGTGTTGCCGTAGCCGGGGTTGCCCTGCTGGCCGGTCATGGCGGTGATGCGGTTATCCAGGATAAAGACGGTGGATGTGGAGCGGTTGTAGACCATGTTGATCAGGCCGTTGATGCCGGTGTGCAGGAAGGTGGAGTCGCCAATGACGGCTACGACTTTGCGTCGCTCTTCCTCTGGCAGCACGCGGTCCATGCCGTGGGCTACGCCGATGCTGGCTCCCATGCAGACGCAGGTGTGGATGGAGTCCAGGGGTTTGTTCACGCCCAGGGTGTAGCAGCCGATGTCGCCACTGACAAAGAGGCCCAGGCGCTTCATGACGGTGAAGCTGCCACGGTGGGGGCAGCCGGGGCAGAGTACGGGGGGGCGGGGTGGCAGTTTATGGGCGGGGACGTCGGAGGTGCCAGTGGCCAGTCCGAGTCCACGGGCGACGCGGTCGGGGTTCAGTTCTCCGGTAATGCCGAAGAGTTCCTTGCCCTTGCAGGCGAAGCCCAGGCGCTTGACGGTGTGCTCCAGGTAGGGTTCCAGTTCTTCGACTACGATGACTTCGTCTACACTGCGGCAGAAGTCCTCGATGAGTTTTTCGGGCAGCGGGTGGGTCATGCCCAGCTTCAGGATGCTCCACTCGGCGGGTACCACTTCCTGTACGTAGGAGTGGCTGACGCCGGAGGTGATGATGCCGATTTTTTTTTCGCCCCGCTTCCACTGGTTCAGCTCGCTGGTGTTGCCGTGCTCGGCCATGCGCAGCAGGGAGGCTTCCAGCACTTCGTGGCGCATGCGGGCGTAGGCGGGGATCATGACATATTTCAGGGGATTGTATTCTGTGGAGTAGGTGCGTTCACCCAGATCGGCGGGGGAGCTGAGCTTCACCACGCCCTTGCCGTGGTTGATGCGGGTGGTGGTGCGTACCAGCACGGGAATGTCGAACTGTTCACTCAGTTCAAAGGCCGCGCGGGTGTAGTGGTAGGCTTCGTTGGGATCGGAGGGCTCCAGCATGAGGATCTTGGCCGCACGGGCGTAGTGGCGGCTGTCCTGTTCGTTCTGGCTGGAGTGCATGCCGGGGTCGTCGGCGCAGATGATCACCAGTCCACCGCGCACGCCGGTGTAGGCGGCGGTGAAGAGGGGGTCGGCGGCCACGTTCAGGCCCACGTGCTTGGTGGTACACAGGGTGCGGGCTCCGGCGAAGGAGGCGCCGATGCACACTTCCAGGGCGACCTTTTCGTTGGGGGCCCATTCGCAGTAGAGGCCGCCATTTTTGGCGATATTTTCGATGATTTCGGTACTTGGAGTACCCGGGTAGCCAGCAGCCAGCGCAACACCGGCATCACGGGCTGCCAGGGCAATGGCTTCATTGCCGGAAAGCAGCATGGTCTTGGATTGGGTCGGTTGTGAAGTCATTGACGGTATGTCTCCTTGTATTAATGTCTTGGAGCAAAATTGCGCAATCATAATGGAAAATCTGCCACAGGGCAACTCAAACAGGTCGGTTGCATCGGAAAGATATGACGGGTATGATGCGGGGTATTCTGAGAGGTGACGGAACACCCACATCTGTGCGTTGCTTGTCACGCCCAAGCCCGGGGAGCGGATTTTCCCTCTCTTGCACCGGGGTGTTTCAATGACCTGCTCTTTCAGCGGAATGCAAATTATACGGGGGAACCTATGGCTCGACTTGTGCTGATATGTATACTGTTTTTCTTTCTGGCAACGCCAGCCATGGCGCTGGTTGGTCAGGAAGCTTATGAAATACGGACTCGCGACCTTATCAGCGCAGAGGAGATCAGCCTGGGGAAGTACCGAGGCACGCCGGTTTATCTGGTGTTCTTCTATACCCTCTGTCAACCCTGCCAGCGGGAGATGCAGCGCATCGTGGACAATCGCTATGCCTTTGAACAGAGCGGAATCCAGGTCATCGGCATTGCCATGGATCGCTGGGAGGAGGATGTGAAGGCATATATCAAGGACAAGGGGATATTTTTCCCCGTTGGCCTTGCCAATCCTTCCATAGCCATGCTCTATGAGGATGTGCGCATTGTTCCCTTCACCTACCTGATCGGCGGGGATGGCGTTGTCAAAGCCCAGTACATGGGCAGAATCCCCGATGACAAGTTTTCCCAGATGCTGGAGCAGGTCGCTCCCTGACCGAAATACTTCCTCGCGATATGCTGCCATGTCGCTCCCTGTGACACCGAACCTGAACCCAGGAGGTAAGAATGGAATTCGTCAGCTCCCTTGGCACCATGCACTATGACTTTCACGGTGAGAGCTCCCAGACCATTGTCCTGATCCACGGTTTTCCCCTGCAGAGTGCCATGTGGAAACCCCAGATTCAACCCCTGATCAAGGCAGGTTTTTCTGTGCTGATTCCCGATCTTCCCGGTTTTGGCCTCTCCCGTTACCAACGAGCCCTTTCCATTGATCAGATGGCCGATGAAATCTACTCACTGACCCAGACCATGGGCATTGAACCCTTGTGCGTTGGCGGAATGTCCATGGGGGGCTATGTGGCTCTCTCTCTGGCGGAACGGTATCCCCAGTGCGCCTCCAGGCTGGCCCTGATCGTCACCCGCGCTGAAGGCGACAGTGAGGAAGGGCGTAAGGGTCGTTACGACCTTGCCGACAAGGCCCGTGAAGAAGGCATTGCCGCAGTGGCTGACGTCTTCATTGAAAAGGTCATGGGGGACGGAAGCCGAAAGCTGCGCGATGATGTCTACGCCATGATGTGTGGAGCCTCGGTGGAAGGCGCTGCCAATGCCCTGGCTGCCATGGCCGAGCGTGCCGACCGCGTGAAGTCGCTGTCAAAAATTACGGTGCCAAGCCTGGTTATGTGGGCTGAAAAGGATAAGGCCATGCCAGCGGAAGCTGCCGCAACCATGCTGGCCAAATTGCCAAACGCCAGTGAAGCCAGGCTGCCCGGAGGGCATATGGTGAATATGGAGCATCCCGATGAGTTCAACCGGGCGCTGGTGGAGTTCCTGCGCGCCTGATCGACCCACTTCCCACAAGCCCCTTCTCCCTGCAGTGGCGAAGGGGCTTTTCCGCGAAAATGGAGTGCCCATGTCCTTTGATTTCACCCTCCCTGACAGCTGGAAGGCGCATCTCGCCCCTTTGCTTCAGGAACCGCAATGCCAGCGATTGTCCCAGTATCTGGCCCAGCGCTGTCAGCAGAATATTCCCATGTATCCCCCACGGGAAGACATCTTCCGCGCCTTCAGGCTGACTCCCTGGGATCAGGTGAAAGTCGTCATCGTCGGCCAGGATCCGTACCATGGTCCCGGTCAGGCAAATGGACTCGCCTTCTCCGTCAGTTCCGGTGTGGCGCTGCCGCCATCCCTGCGCAATATCTACAAGGAAATTCAGGCCGATACCGGGTCCGAACCCCCCGTTGACGGCGATCTGCAGTGGTGGGCGCGGCAGGGGGTGCTGCTGCTGAACCGGGTTCTGACCGTGGAAGCCGGCAAGGCCAACTCCCATCGCAATAAAGGTTGGGAGCGTTTTAGTGAAGGCGTGCTGCGCGCCCTGAGCACGCAGAAGCAGGGAGTGATCTTTGTGCTGTGGGGACAGCCAGCCCAGCAGCTTCAGGCCAGCATCGACCAGGACAGGCATCACATACTCACAGCGCCTCATCCATCGCCCCTCTCGGCCTATCGCGGCTTTCTGGGATGTGGCCACTTCAGCCGCATCAACGCGATTCTGCAGCAACAGGGGCAGCAGCCCATTGACTGGGGCGGGAGTGCTGATTCAGCGCAAAAACCGTAAGCCGGGTGTGCTGGAAATGCTCATGCGGACCCGGCACGCGAGCCGCCAGCGGAGGCAGGCCATCCTATTTGACCGTAACCGCCCCGCAGGTGTGTTCCTGCAGCGCCGCCAGAAAATGCTCCAGCTCCTGCTGCTCCCCCTCAAGGCGCACTGTCACCCTCTGGCCATAGGAAAACTGCATTTGAATGCCCTGGGCCTCCCCCATGCGCCGCGTCAGGGACTCGTGGGCAAAATCCAGCTCAATGGTAGCAGACGCCAGAACCCTTACCCGCTCCAGCACCGCACCCTTCAGAGCATCGCTTACCGCCTGGGTGTACGCACGCACCAGCCCGCCAGCGCCCAGCTTGACCCCGCCGAAATAGCGCACCACCGTTGCCAGCACAGAGTCCAGCTCCTTGTGCTGCAGCACATTCAGCATGGGGCTGGCCGCCGTTCCCCCCGGCTCACCATCATCGGACATGCGCACCTGGCCACCAACCAGCAGGCAGTGGCACACATGGGCCGCCCCCGGATGCTGTTGCCGAAGCGCGGCCAGACGCTGCAGCCCGTCCTCCAGGCTCAGCACCGGCTCGACCCGACCCAGGAAACGGGAGTTTTTAATATTCAGCTCGCAGGTAACCGGCTGCTGCAGGGTGTGCAATGCAAAACTCCAGACAGGGGATTTTGTCAGAGGGTAGCATGTTCAGCGTTATAATGAAGTATTTTCAGGAGTAGCCTGTGCAGTGCGGAGAATAGGCTTGCATTCTCCGCATTTTTTGCGGAGAATATGGTCGATGATCTGTTGAAAAAGCCACAAATCAGGCAATGGATGCAATGCCGCTCATCTCCACATTACGGTGAATCATGTATATCTGGCAAAGGGAAGACTGGCCCACGTGGCACTATAATCTGGATACGCTGACAGAAACCCTTTCGCGGGTGCGCTACCAGCAGGGGATTCTGCTGGGGAAAATGGCGCATATCGGGTTTGACCTGCGGGAAAGCGCCTGGATGGAAACGCTTACCCAGGACGTAGTCCATACCAGCGAAATTGAAGGGGAAATCCTCAACCCTCAACAGGTTCGCTCCTCCGTTGCCAGGCGGTTGGGAATCGACCATGGAGGACTCGTCCCCTCCAGCCACCACGTGGATGGCGTGGTGGAAATGATGCTGGATGCCACCCAAAATTACCATCTGCCCCTGACAAATGGGCGACTTCACGCGTGGCACGGGGCTCTTTTCCCCACTGGCCGCAGCGGGCTTGTAACCATTCCGACAGGTGCCTGGCGCACCGATGAAAATGGCCCCATGCAGGTGGTTTCGGGATACTATGGGCGAGAGAAGGTTCATTACGAAGCGCCACCGGCTTCGGTGGTTCCCGGTGAAATGGAGCGATTCCTGGCGTGGCACGCCTCCCATGGCGATCAGGAACCCCTCATACGGGCGGCCATCGCCCACCTGTGGTTTGTGACCATCCACCCCTACGCCGATGGCAATGGCCGCATTGCCCGCGCCATAGGCGACATGGCCCTCGCCCACTGCGAAAACACACCTCAGCGCTTTTACAGCCTTTCCAGCCAGATACTCATTCAGCGCAAGGAATACTATGACATCCTGGAAGCTACCCAGAAAGGCTCCATGGACATTACCCCCTGGATTCGCTGGTTTCTGGATTGCCTGGAAGCTGCCATCATCGCCGCAGAGCACACCCTGCAACATATCCTGCAGCGCCAGAAATTCTGGGCCAATAACGCCCACATCCCCCTCAATCAACGCCAGCAAGCCATGCTGCAGCGGCTGCTTGAACCCGGATTTGAAGGCAAACTCACCACCAGCAAGTGGGCAAAAATGGCAAAGTGTTCCCAGGATACGGCGCATCGGGATATTCTTGATTTAATGGACAAGGGGCTATTGCGGAAGAGTGGTAGCGGAGGGCGGAGTACAAGCTACCTGTGCAGCTTTTGACTCGCCAATAGCTGAGTGAGCGGGATTGCTCCCTGGGAAGGAGATAATGAAACCACGAATGAACACAAATAAACACGAATTGATATGCAAAGATGAGGTATATCAAATTGTTGGCTGTGCGCTGGAAGTGCTCAACACACTCGGTCATGGTCTATAGGAAAAGCCCTATGAAAACGCCCTCGTCGTCGAATTTCGGCGACAGGATATTCCCTATGCGCAACAACCCAGATTCCCGGTTATCTACAAATCAGTGAATGTGGGAGAGTATATACCCGACCTGATCGTCTTTGACAAAATCATTGTCGACACCAAAACCATTGAGAAAATCGGCAATGTCGAAAAAGCCCAGATGATCAATTATCTCAAGATTAGTGGCCTGCGTGTCGGACTGATCCTTAATTTCAAACATGCCAAGCTCGAATGGCAGCGACTTGTCCTGTGAAAAATATTCGTAAACATTCGTGCCTATTCGTGGTTGCAAAATTAAATCCGTATTCCAAGCCCCTCGAATTCCAGAGGTTGTAAAAGCTGGCCGGTCTTTGTTTGCAAGCTGCTGGTGGCAAAATCAAACAGGATCAAAAAGCACTAATCAGCAACAGGTTTCTGCGCTGCCTGAGAAGACCTTCATTCATATTTCAACCCTCCCCATACAACCTTCTTAATTCATCCACATCCAATTTTTTCATGGCAAGGAATGCCTGGGTAATCTGATCCTGCTTTGCGGGGTCTTGCAGCATGGCATCCAGCGCGCGGGGCACGATCTGCCATGACAGGCCGTAGCGGTCTTTGAGCCAGCCGCACTGTTCGACTTCGGGTACGGCGGAGAGTTTTTCCCAGTGGGCGTCGATCTGCTGCTGGGTGTCGCAGTACACCAGAAGCGATATGGCTTCGTTGAAGGTAAAGGAGTGTTCGTGGGCGCTGTCCATTGCGCTGAACCACTGGTTTTCCAGCATGAAGTCGGTAAACATGATGGTCCCTGCCTGGTCGGGTTCTGCGCCTGCGGGGTGGCGGGCAACGATTCCCCGTCTGGTGTGGTGAAAGATGGAGAGGTAGAAGTCACTGGCTTCTTCGGCTTTGCCGCACATATCGCCGGTAAAGAGCAGCATGGGAGTGATGAAGGGGCGCTCTTCTCCTTCCGGGTCGGTCAGCATCAGCTGCCAGGAGAGGCCGTATCTGTCCTGTATCCAGCCGTAGCGCTGACTGAAGGGGTACGAGCCGAGGGGCATGAGCGCGGTTCCCCCATCCGAGAGGGCGTTCCACAGGGTGTCCAGCTGCTGGCTCGCCTGGGGATTCTGCGATGGGTCGAAGTTCAGGAGGAAGGAGATGGACGGGTTGAAGCGGAAGTGGGGTCCGGCACTGATGGCGGCGAAGGCGTAGCCGGAAATCTCGAAGGAGACGGTTTCCACATCGCCCGATGGAGTGCCGTGCAAGGTGGTGGAACTGATGATGCTGGCATCGGGAAAGATGGAGCAGTAAAATTCCGCTGCCTCTTTGGCTTCCTTGTCGAACCACAGCTGGGGGACTATTTTCTGCTGGGTCGTGGTTATCACGGGCCTCCTTTGGGGGTTGTTGTCTGTCTCTTCAGCGATTGTTCAGCTCTGAGCCACCTGCTGCGAAGTGTAGCGCATGGTGTATTCAGGGTGGCCGGTATGCTCATCCTTTTGCTCGCTGATCACCTGGAAGCCTTGGGCCAGATAGAATCGGCAGCTGGCTTTATTCTCCTTGTAGACGTTCAGTACCAGCTCTGTTCGCTGGCTTTTGGCGTGGGCCAATAATGCTTTGCCGATTCCCTGGCCCTGCAGCTCCGGTTGCACAAAGATGGCAGCCAGGGTGTTGCCATGCAAGGCGTAGAATCCGACCACCAGGGAGTTTCGCTCATAGACGGCCACTTCCGAGGCGGGCAGGTAGGTGTGGCGCATGCTTTCCACCTGGGATTGCCAGAATGCAGGGTCAACGAAATTGTGGGCCTTGATGGAGGCTGCAAGCCAGATATCCAGTACGGCGTCCATGTCCTTGTGGATGCAGGTTCGTATCATTGCAATGCTCCGAAAAACAAGTTGCGAGTCAGATTTTCTCTCTCAATTCCATCAACCGTTGGCCGTTTTCCCTGGCTGTCTGGCGGAAGTTGTCGGTTATGCGTGAGTCCTCCGCTGCCTCCAGCCAGAACCCTATGGCGGCATGGCAGGCGGTCAACCAGGTTTGCTGCTGGCGTGGCAGGGGCAGTGGGGGTTCAAACTGGCGCGGGGGAACTTCGCCGCCTGCCAGGGGTGCGTAGAGCATGGGGAGCATGTCGTAGCTTGGGGCCAGCTGCAGCGTTCCCTGTTGTGGGCGGAAGCTCAGGTTGCCCAGGTGCATGTCGCTGTTGGCAATCAGCTTGCCGTACCACCACTGGAGGTGGATGGAATCCCTCTGTGCGTTGCTTATCAGCCCTGCCCGGCACAGCTCGTCGGCCTGCTGTGTCCAGTCGGCGGGAGCTTTGCCAAGCAGGGCAGCATTGACAATTTCCAGGCTGATCAGGGGGCTGCGGCCAAACGGTCCATGGCGGTCGAAGCGTTCCACTTCAAGAAACGTCCGATTGTTATGGCGCAGGATGCGACTTGGGGCGGCGATCTGACCGGGTAATTCCTGGATATGCTGCAGGGCCAGATGCTCGCATACCAGCAGGTCGCGCCAGCGCGTAACGGCTGCCGAATTCTCGGCGCCGGAAAACTTCACAATAACATGGGGAGTGGCGCTGCCCGTCAGCTCGCGCATGGCGGTGAATTTTGGGAATTCACCGGCGATGCTGGAGTCAGTATCGCCAGAACTGAGGGCCTGTTCAGCCAGGCTGACGTACTGCTCTTCCAGCTCTGCTGGCTTGATGGGCGAAACCGGATTCAGCTTGCCCTGCTGCCAGCGTTCGCAGGCGGGATCACCCACGATGAGGTTGCCGCTGAGGTCACTGCCCTTTTGCATGAGCACATGTAAAAGCTGATCATCGGTCCACAGGAGGGGGTTATCCGGCACTTCCAGAGCCTGGTGAACGGCGCGGGCAAAGCTGCGCCCCATGAACCCCTGGGGTTGGAGGTGATAGAGCGGATAGGGGAGGCCATCCCACCAGCCTTGGCGCTGTTCATCGTCCACTGGCCAGTGACTGCCCTCCAGGGGCATCCAGCAACCGCCTGGATAAACAGGGATCAGCGTAGACAAAGGGCTTATCCGGCCCTGTTCGTCAATCTGATACACGGGGATATCGGTCAGGGTTCCCCGCAGGGGACGACGCAGGGCGTAGCGCGTACGCCTGGCCTTGCCGGTTATCAGGATGGATGATTGCCGTTCATTGAGGAGGCGATGGAGAGTGGCCAGGCTGATGTTCAGCGTGCTGGCAAGCTCAGCGGCGCTGATACCTGCCTCCCTGGACAGTACGTGATTCAGTCGCTCCCTTGCCTGTTGATTCCGGGTAGGCATGCTGACCTCGTTGAGAAGATTCTTGAGAAGATTTATGGTTCTTTATGTGTTTTATGTCAATGCTTTATTTGAAATTCAAATGTATTTATGATGCGATTTGTGAGGTGATATCTCTCGCCCGTTCGCTGCGCTCACCGGGGACGCCGGGAGCGCCAAGGAAATACAAGGGAATTGATTTGGCCAGCCATCGTCTCTGCGTTCTCTGCGGCTTGGCGAGAGGAAATTATCTTTTATGCATTCAAAAACCCTGAATGATTCGAGGCAGACAAACTCTGGGAAACTTGCCACAGAGGCCACTGAGAGCAGCTGTCTTTCTTCGTGAATTTCGTGCGAGGGAAATTTCCCTCCAGCGGAGGGGAACTGGGTGTTCGGCTGAGTTGCAGCCTTTTTTCAAAATCTGCGTCCATCTGCGAAAATCTGCGGAGAGAAAGTTTCCGCGCTATTCCCCTGCCACTCTTCCTTTGCGCGTGCCTGGTCCTGCCGTGGCCGTAGATTCAGATAGAGATCCAGTGCTGCCAGCAGGGAGTAGAGGGTTTCAATGCGCATGCCGCGAGTATTGTTCTCTGCATGGGAGACTGTGGACTGCTTGACGCCTGCCAGTTTGGCAAGCTCCTCCTGGGTGAGTCCTTTGGCTTTGCGCAGGGCCTGAAGCGTTTTGCCCAGGTATTCGGGCGTTGGGGCGAAGAACTGTGTCATAGATACCTCCTATCCTCCGCAAGGGATAAAGCAAGTTTATCCCCTTCAGGGGATACGCGTCAACAATGAACAACACGCAGCACACAACCTGACAATCTGTTGTGTCAGGTTTGTGACATGTCAGCTTTGCGCTTTTGCGTTATCTATTTTTGCATAAGAGTTTGCAGTGTTGGCATCGCCTTTGCTTTAGAGGCTGCAGGTGACTTTCCCCGATGCAAAGCCACCGCAACAAATACCCAGTAAAGAGGAGGCTGTTATGGCTCGCTTACGACAAATCGCATTTTACGGTAAAGGTGGCATTGGCAAATCTACGACTTCTCAGAACACCATCGCGGCCATGGCGGAGATGGGGCAGAAGGTAATGATTGTTGGCTGTGACCCTAAGGCCGACTCCACCCGTCTGATTCTGCATGCCAAGGCACAGTCAACCGTTATGGAAATGGCGGCTGAG
This portion of the Desulfurispirillum indicum S5 genome encodes:
- a CDS encoding indolepyruvate oxidoreductase subunit beta, with amino-acid sequence MSEKVVNILLAGVGGQGILLTSEILSEVALRKGLDVKKSEVHGMAQRGGSVVSHVRIGKEVHSPLIREGEADFLLSFEKMETLRWQSLVSKKTVCVVNDTEIFPTNVNVGLDKYPQGLDAFLDENFNACFRLDASGLAVKAGTAKAANIVLVGALARMLPDYDKSLWIEVIKEKVPKATIGINTEAFELGYQAMVL
- a CDS encoding alpha/beta fold hydrolase: MEFVSSLGTMHYDFHGESSQTIVLIHGFPLQSAMWKPQIQPLIKAGFSVLIPDLPGFGLSRYQRALSIDQMADEIYSLTQTMGIEPLCVGGMSMGGYVALSLAERYPQCASRLALIVTRAEGDSEEGRKGRYDLADKAREEGIAAVADVFIEKVMGDGSRKLRDDVYAMMCGASVEGAANALAAMAERADRVKSLSKITVPSLVMWAEKDKAMPAEAAATMLAKLPNASEARLPGGHMVNMEHPDEFNRALVEFLRA
- a CDS encoding IMPACT family protein; the protein is MHTLQQPVTCELNIKNSRFLGRVEPVLSLEDGLQRLAALRQQHPGAAHVCHCLLVGGQVRMSDDGEPGGTAASPMLNVLQHKELDSVLATVVRYFGGVKLGAGGLVRAYTQAVSDALKGAVLERVRVLASATIELDFAHESLTRRMGEAQGIQMQFSYGQRVTVRLEGEQQELEHFLAALQEHTCGAVTVK
- the iorA gene encoding indolepyruvate ferredoxin oxidoreductase subunit alpha is translated as MTSQPTQSKTMLLSGNEAIALAARDAGVALAAGYPGTPSTEIIENIAKNGGLYCEWAPNEKVALEVCIGASFAGARTLCTTKHVGLNVAADPLFTAAYTGVRGGLVIICADDPGMHSSQNEQDSRHYARAAKILMLEPSDPNEAYHYTRAAFELSEQFDIPVLVRTTTRINHGKGVVKLSSPADLGERTYSTEYNPLKYVMIPAYARMRHEVLEASLLRMAEHGNTSELNQWKRGEKKIGIITSGVSHSYVQEVVPAEWSILKLGMTHPLPEKLIEDFCRSVDEVIVVEELEPYLEHTVKRLGFACKGKELFGITGELNPDRVARGLGLATGTSDVPAHKLPPRPPVLCPGCPHRGSFTVMKRLGLFVSGDIGCYTLGVNKPLDSIHTCVCMGASIGVAHGMDRVLPEEERRKVVAVIGDSTFLHTGINGLINMVYNRSTSTVFILDNRITAMTGQQGNPGYGNTLMGEPTSNVDMEGLCRAIGIKHVYKADAFDTPALFTLANREVNRDELSVIIVERECVLAFKDIIKPALHVDIKECIGCGACLNVGCPALVWNASLKVVTIDTTMCTGCEICMYECPTDAIKKPENK
- a CDS encoding Fic family protein; this translates as MYIWQREDWPTWHYNLDTLTETLSRVRYQQGILLGKMAHIGFDLRESAWMETLTQDVVHTSEIEGEILNPQQVRSSVARRLGIDHGGLVPSSHHVDGVVEMMLDATQNYHLPLTNGRLHAWHGALFPTGRSGLVTIPTGAWRTDENGPMQVVSGYYGREKVHYEAPPASVVPGEMERFLAWHASHGDQEPLIRAAIAHLWFVTIHPYADGNGRIARAIGDMALAHCENTPQRFYSLSSQILIQRKEYYDILEATQKGSMDITPWIRWFLDCLEAAIIAAEHTLQHILQRQKFWANNAHIPLNQRQQAMLQRLLEPGFEGKLTTSKWAKMAKCSQDTAHRDILDLMDKGLLRKSGSGGRSTSYLCSF
- a CDS encoding peroxiredoxin family protein, with translation MARLVLICILFFFLATPAMALVGQEAYEIRTRDLISAEEISLGKYRGTPVYLVFFYTLCQPCQREMQRIVDNRYAFEQSGIQVIGIAMDRWEEDVKAYIKDKGIFFPVGLANPSIAMLYEDVRIVPFTYLIGGDGVVKAQYMGRIPDDKFSQMLEQVAP
- the ung gene encoding uracil-DNA glycosylase, coding for MSFDFTLPDSWKAHLAPLLQEPQCQRLSQYLAQRCQQNIPMYPPREDIFRAFRLTPWDQVKVVIVGQDPYHGPGQANGLAFSVSSGVALPPSLRNIYKEIQADTGSEPPVDGDLQWWARQGVLLLNRVLTVEAGKANSHRNKGWERFSEGVLRALSTQKQGVIFVLWGQPAQQLQASIDQDRHHILTAPHPSPLSAYRGFLGCGHFSRINAILQQQGQQPIDWGGSADSAQKP